One Mytilus trossulus isolate FHL-02 chromosome 5, PNRI_Mtr1.1.1.hap1, whole genome shotgun sequence DNA segment encodes these proteins:
- the LOC134717651 gene encoding vitelline membrane outer layer protein 1 homolog, producing the protein MNIQQKRICRIRELHAKKIEGQHADRTELNAIEIICGSRSGERCGDTASSGQQQWGTWRVEALCPATTFLTAFSLQVDQYNTYDNTGANYVKFRCRYFKDEYLDFELSVSPGHATHGSYGEWSDACPAKSAICGVKTKIHATQ; encoded by the exons ATGAATATTCAACAGAAACGGATTTGCCGTATTAGGGAATTACATGCCAAAAAG ATCGAAGGACAACATGCAGATAGGACAGAATTGAATGCCATAGAAATTATATGTGGAAGTAGAAGTGGGGAACGTTGTGGCGATACGGCCAGTTCTGGTCAGCAGCAATGGGGAACATGGAGAGTTGAAGCACTTTGTCCAGCAACGACATTTCTTACTGCATTTTCTCTTCAAGTAGATCAATACAAC aCTTACGACAATACAGGTGCCAACTACGTTAAATTCAGATGCAGATATTTCAAAGAtgaatatttagattttgaaCTGAGCGTTTCTCCTGGGCATGCAACACATGGCTCCTATGGTGAATGGAGTGACGCTTGTCCAGCAAAAAGTGCCATATGTggtgttaaaacaaaaatacatgctACCCAATGA